Proteins encoded in a region of the Marinococcus sp. PL1-022 genome:
- a CDS encoding Glu/Leu/Phe/Val dehydrogenase: MTGQNNQGPLGVVHQQIAEASRIIQLPDTVETILKYPKRKVEVQFPVEMDDGHTQMFTGYRTQHNDVLGPVKGGLRFHPQTDEEETGALAAWMTFKCALVQIPHGGAKGGVVCDPSMLSDRELRQVSRGYTEALFDLLGPNKDVPAPDVYTDPKIMSVMMDTYSRMAGGHEPGVITGKPPLVGGSKARESATARGAVYIIEKMLEQENKRAEDVRVSVQGFGNAGQIAARLLYDLGCKVVSVSDSKAALYAQDGLDIPRAQQAKAGNNGLQDYGQDYLLENTMDILYTDTDILIPAAMEGVITKENAERVKAPKIMELANGPTTPEADHILKEQGQAVYPDILVNAGGVIVSYLESVQNHMNYYWSEDVINERMKAFILEAYEQTEKSAYEHNTTNRNGAMIFAMNRLQEAMEYRGWI; this comes from the coding sequence ATGACCGGACAAAACAACCAGGGGCCGCTCGGCGTGGTGCACCAGCAGATCGCTGAAGCGTCCCGGATTATTCAACTGCCAGACACTGTAGAAACAATACTGAAATACCCGAAAAGAAAAGTGGAGGTCCAGTTCCCAGTGGAAATGGACGACGGCCATACGCAGATGTTTACCGGCTACCGGACGCAGCACAATGATGTGCTCGGTCCGGTGAAGGGTGGACTCCGCTTTCATCCACAGACAGATGAAGAGGAAACAGGTGCGCTGGCTGCCTGGATGACATTTAAGTGTGCGCTTGTGCAGATTCCGCATGGCGGAGCAAAGGGAGGCGTCGTCTGTGATCCTTCCATGCTGAGTGACCGGGAGCTTCGCCAGGTAAGCAGAGGGTACACGGAGGCCCTGTTTGATCTTTTGGGTCCCAATAAAGATGTTCCGGCCCCGGACGTGTATACGGATCCGAAAATCATGAGCGTCATGATGGATACGTATTCGCGGATGGCCGGCGGTCATGAGCCTGGTGTTATTACTGGCAAACCGCCTCTTGTCGGCGGTTCAAAAGCGAGGGAATCGGCAACAGCCCGCGGCGCTGTGTATATTATCGAAAAAATGCTCGAGCAGGAAAACAAACGTGCCGAAGATGTACGTGTATCCGTGCAGGGCTTTGGAAACGCCGGCCAGATCGCCGCGAGACTGCTGTACGATTTAGGCTGTAAAGTTGTAAGCGTCAGCGATTCCAAAGCCGCCCTTTATGCACAGGACGGTCTTGATATTCCGCGAGCCCAGCAGGCAAAAGCAGGAAACAACGGCCTGCAGGATTACGGGCAAGACTATCTGCTCGAAAATACCATGGACATTCTTTATACGGATACGGATATTTTGATACCGGCTGCCATGGAAGGGGTCATTACAAAAGAAAACGCAGAACGGGTAAAGGCCCCGAAAATTATGGAGCTTGCAAACGGACCGACGACACCGGAAGCAGACCATATTTTAAAGGAGCAGGGACAGGCAGTCTATCCGGATATTTTAGTGAACGCCGGTGGTGTTATTGTGTCGTATCTGGAATCGGTTCAAAACCACATGAATTACTATTGGTCCGAAGATGTAATTAATGAACGGATGAAGGCATTTATACTCGAAGCGTACGAACAAACGGAAAAATCGGCCTACGAACACAACACAACCAACAGAAACGGTGCCATGATTTTTGCCATGAACCGGCTGCAGGAAGCAATGGAGTACCGGGGCTGGATATAA